A window from Enterocloster bolteae encodes these proteins:
- a CDS encoding ParA family protein → MSLTIVLSNQKGGVGKTTSAYVLSTALKEKGYKVLAVDMDPQGNLSFAMGADTESATIYDVLKGELKPRYAVQKSALVDIIPSNILLSGIELEFTGARREFLLKEALESLKSSYDYILIDSPPALGVLTVNAFTASDYVLVPMLSDIFSLQGITQLDETICRVRNYCNPRIQILGVFLTKHNPRTNFSKEVEGALRMVAEDLDVPVLDTFIRDSVALREAQSLQRSVLEYAPECNAVQDYKKLIQELIQRGLKADV, encoded by the coding sequence ATGTCGTTAACAATTGTGTTGTCCAATCAGAAGGGCGGTGTTGGGAAAACCACGTCAGCCTATGTGCTGTCAACAGCCCTGAAGGAAAAGGGTTATAAAGTCCTTGCGGTGGATATGGATCCGCAGGGTAATCTGAGCTTCGCCATGGGGGCGGACACTGAGAGCGCCACCATATACGATGTGTTAAAGGGGGAGTTAAAGCCCAGGTATGCGGTTCAGAAATCAGCCCTGGTGGATATCATTCCCTCTAATATCCTTCTCAGCGGCATTGAGCTGGAGTTTACCGGCGCGCGCAGGGAGTTTCTTTTGAAGGAGGCGCTGGAATCACTAAAAAGTTCCTATGATTATATTCTCATTGATTCTCCGCCGGCCCTGGGAGTGCTGACCGTGAACGCGTTTACTGCGTCTGATTACGTCCTGGTGCCCATGCTTTCCGATATATTCAGTCTTCAGGGGATAACCCAGTTGGATGAAACCATATGCCGTGTCAGGAATTACTGTAATCCCCGGATCCAGATACTGGGGGTATTTCTCACCAAGCACAACCCCAGGACAAATTTCAGCAAAGAAGTGGAAGGCGCCCTGCGCATGGTGGCAGAGGATTTGGATGTTCCGGTTCTGGACACATTTATCCGGGACAGCGTTGCGCTTCGGGAAGCCCAGTCCCTTCAGCGCTCCGTGCTGGAGTATGCGCCTGAGTG